A stretch of Tripterygium wilfordii isolate XIE 37 chromosome 11, ASM1340144v1, whole genome shotgun sequence DNA encodes these proteins:
- the LOC120009719 gene encoding uncharacterized protein LOC120009719: protein MGSTKGARWTFPEEILMNFAKENFHKEEGRFAFAIVIYGTVIFPCAGGNIDRGVIKMVNHVKHQATPVPAILCETFRSLNHCRVSTEGRFIGCAQLLGIWLISHLKYDKTVGAPFVQFQKDDCQLRDPISDFEKARLQPLKPSMEKWSCFLSSLDEKKVYMRALWHKTDGLIYRCGDFDWVPLIGPWGITSQAPAMFLQQIGGNPCRPVTFQLKEFEFSLEEEKAKALVRKIVEAWSAPQGVRKGPRNIYGTVQYKAWHAKRGKSYTDYDMSDEGRRKGKGKLGGGDNGEEKHSQENEAILKEVIEEEDEDGRVSYPDFVPDRGEEVMVEEEIQEMDGDLQMEDTSSDDEMVRGPSGYPDKEAKIMWKMLQTMTEKYKKYKGKFRRMKAEFVKSKKMKLQEDLQMEKERGNLQEEYTKMKEQVRSMKGELQEARKEITQMKGTIVTLEELSYNAKKEIVDKVDKLKRNKVEINSLKEQMEYAISESQKFQKLYEADEDFIQQKEAEVEELNQQNDFLHDELNEFQQKQQGIEDKIKLIMSRALQLSEWAHSYEKRKNHK from the exons atgggaagtacaaagggtgcaaggtggacttttccagaagaaatattgatgaattttgctaaagagaatttccacaaggaagaaggacgatttgcttttgcaattgtCATATATGGTACCGTGATTTTTCCATGTGCTGGTGGAAATATAGATAGAGGTGTGATTAAGATGGTTAATCATGTTAAGCATCAAGCGACTCCAGTGCCTGCCATATTATGTGAGACTTTCCGGTCCCTTAATCACTGTCGTGTTTCTACGGAAGGGAGGTTTATTGGGTGTGCTCAGTTGCTTGGGATCTGGCTTATTAGTCACCTAAAGTATGACAAGACAGTTGGGGCTCCTTTTGTGCAGTTCCAAAAGGATGATTGTCAGTTGAGAGATCCTATTAGTGATTTCGAAAAGGCAAGATTGCAGCCTttaaagccttcaatggagaagtggagttgttttttgtctagtttggatgaaaagaaggTATACATGAGAGCCCTATGGCATAAAACAGACGGATTGATTTATAGGTGTGGTGATTTCGATTGGGTTCCACTTATAGGCCCTTGGGGAATTACAAGTCAGGCACCGGCcatgtttctccaacaaataggtgggaatccatgtagaccagtcacttttcagttgaaggagtttgaattctcccttgaagaggaaaaagcaAAGGCGTTAGTACGAAAGATAGTGGAGGCTTGGAGTGCCCCTCAAGGAGTAAGAAAAGGTCCGCGAAATATTTATGGAACTGTTCAATACAAGGCATGGCacgcaaaaagaggaaaatcttatacagattatgatatgtctgatgagggaagaaggaaaggaaaaggaaagttaggtggaggagataatggggaagaaaagcattctcaggaaaatgaagccatactcaaggaggtcattgaggaagaagatgaagatggaagggTTTCTTATCCAGATTTTGTCCCAGACAGAGGTGAAGAAgtaatggtggaagaagaaattcaggaaatggatggagatttacagatggaggacacatcaagtgatgatgaaatggttagaggaccatctggatatcctgacaaagaggcgaagataatgtggaaaatgctgcaaactatgactgagaaatataaaaagtataaaggaaagtttagaaggatgaaagctgagtttgtcaagagcaagaaaatgaagctgcaagaagatttgcaaatggaaaaagaaaggggcaATCTTCAGGAAGAGTATACCAAGATGAAAGAGCAAGTGAGaagtatgaaaggagaacttcaagaggcgcgaaaggaaattactcaaatgaagggaacaattgtgacattggaggagttaagctacaatgctaagaaggagatagttgacaaagttgataagttaaagaggaataaggtggagatcaactctctgaaagaacaaatggagtatgccatttcagaaagtcaaaaattccagaagTTGTATGAGGCAGACGAAGATTTCATTCAGCAAAAAGAGGCAgaggtagaagaattgaatcaacagaatgatttcttacatgatgaattgaatgaatttcaacagAAGCAACAAGGCATAGAGGAcaagatcaagttaattatgagtCGAGCATTGCAGTTATCAGAATGGGCTCACAGCTATGAAAAACGG aaaaatcataaataa